One window of Methanothermobacter tenebrarum genomic DNA carries:
- a CDS encoding DUF167 family protein — MNGIKEDGEDLLVDIEVSPGSLKFEIGGYNPWRRRLEVKLKSPPSKGRANKELIKEFSRILSRDVKIINGIKSRNKTLKIKGIKKAEFIKKLKIK, encoded by the coding sequence ATGAATGGGATAAAAGAGGATGGTGAAGATCTCCTAGTTGATATAGAAGTCTCCCCGGGGTCTTTAAAGTTTGAAATTGGCGGGTATAATCCATGGAGAAGACGATTAGAGGTTAAATTAAAGTCTCCACCATCGAAAGGAAGGGCCAACAAGGAACTTATAAAAGAATTTTCCAGGATACTATCCAGGGATGTTAAAATTATAAATGGTATTAAAAGCCGGAACAAAACCCTAAAAATTAAAGGGATCAAGAAGGCTGAATTTATAAAAAAACTCAAAATAAAATAG